One stretch of Pomacea canaliculata isolate SZHN2017 linkage group LG1, ASM307304v1, whole genome shotgun sequence DNA includes these proteins:
- the LOC112563137 gene encoding uncharacterized protein C4orf22 homolog, whose protein sequence is MDDETAAGTDNIVAEFNTYEEFLDSQITSFDLYYLEDQELARQLVELGYRGSGEVLKREEFEARKAAAEASRLSKRSQQKTLASTGKELKDPFLRALATREEANRSGKMTTIIFIRDKNARGQEISGYIDYAYRLKTEDFEPYFVGRKRLLPRASDLSFYNWETQTSTSNPTPNYQVIAENASGLLFKNKRDRKIINVDPKALTPGDNSTRTVVETPKYIQVVIYDHITRRKT, encoded by the exons ATGGACGACGAAACAGCAGCTGGCACCGATAATATCGTTGCAGAATTCAACACATATGAAGAGTTTTTGGACTCACAGATCACCTCTTTTGATCTATACTATTTAGAG gaCCAAGAACTAGCGAGGCAGTTAGTTGAGCTTGGTTATCGTGGCAGTGGTGAGGTGCTGAAGCGGGAGGAGTTTGAAGCCAGGAAGGCTGCCGCGGAGGCCAGCAGACTTTCAAAGCGCAGTCAGCAAAA GACTCTAGCTAGTACGGGCAAAGAGCTGAAAGATCCTTTTCTCCGAGCTTTGGCAACACGAGAAGAAGCAAACAGAAGCGGGAAGATGACA acAATTATATTCATTCGTGACAAAAATGCACGAGGTCAGGAAATATCAGGATATATTGATTATGCTTATCGCCTGAAAACTGAAGATTTTGAGCCATACTTCGTAGGTAGAAAACGACTTCTGCCCAGAGCCTCAGACTTGAG tttttacaATTGGGAAACACAAACCTCTACTTCCAATCCAACACCAAACTACCAAGTCATTGCTGAGAATGCTTCTGGACTTCTGTTTAAGAATAAGCGGGATCGTAAAATTATCAATGTAGACCccaag GCACTAACACCAGGCGACAACTCAACCAGAACTGTTGTGGAGACTCCCAAGTACATCCAGGTTGTTATCTATGACCACATTACACGCAGGAAGACATGA
- the LOC112563128 gene encoding LOW QUALITY PROTEIN: trichohyalin-like (The sequence of the model RefSeq protein was modified relative to this genomic sequence to represent the inferred CDS: inserted 1 base in 1 codon), which yields MVLTDLPFKRGKLLHSRYHNIRRPVSAPPGKAEDTKSEDGQESKEYAAFLKAQERKVGPDGFLDSSRYXHTFVIRKEKEDKSVGRSKPRALSDISSHPNVVSLAAKIEKDERDYQRRVKVVEDHMWQYKQEERELKRVEGDIIKNQRAVRHTVRDFGNAINKKRMAEDKKLNHSLERFTHMQQEHIHKKHEIGSDRTHQNILTDLQEKAQSRKVEIKKGDLSRQYQQKLSALELKRSEVMRLSQDFESKLRAKEEEQHKLKKELAELAITLNMEAQKGRVQRFENEKSHKKESTSRIQEDLDSERNLENKMMKSDGDIKGAEMTKRRLSADLALTKAHLDIKKRDEQRHLTDTQIRLEDNTTTQRQLNEAARSAEMDLKAKQIEQKVEAHNLQRLHRLHASIRTKKDKEAAQQAVWEARYKVRAAETERKKHEDSLAFFQKLVTKDQEREQALFASVREAEYARQQHDAEVRRLQQQLHAMRAQNAHKLKEEAVRCSRTEKELQEKLLRQKAELDKMHARREESYMQLQAHRHKMREDQHHLTEHEREHLRLQRIGTRSEVGPELYA from the exons ATGGTGCTAACTGATTTACCTTTTAAGCGAGGCAAGTTACTGCATAGCCGATATCATAATATACGCAGACCAGTCAGTGCTCCTCCTGGAAAAGCAGAAGACACAAAATCAGAAGATGGCCAGGAAAGCAAAGAATATGCAGCATTTCTCAA agctCAGGAGAGGAAAGTCGGACCGGATGGATTTCTTGACTCAAGTCGCT ACCATACATTCGTGatcaggaaggaaaaagaagataaatcaGTAGGGAGAAGCAAGCCTCGTGCCTTGAGCGATATTTCTTCTCACCCAAATGTAGTCAGTCTAGCTGCTAAGatagaaaaagatgaaagggaCTACCAAAGAAGAGTTAAAGTTGTTGAG GATCATATGTGGCAATACAAGCAAGAAGAACGAGAGCTGAAACGTGTAGAAGGCGATATCATCAAAAACCAGCGAGCTGTGCGTCATACTGTTAGAGACTTTGGAAATG CCATAAATAAGAAGCGAATGGCGGAAGATAAAAAGCTAAACCATTCTCTGGAACGGTTTACACACATGCAGCAAGAACATATTCACAAAAAGCATGAG ATTGGATCAGATCGAACACATCAGAACATTCTTACAGATCTACAGGAAAAGGCACAAAGcagaaaagtagaaataaagaA AGGTGACCTCTCGCGGCAGTACCAGCAGAAGCTGTCGGCCCTGGAGTTGAAAAGGTCGGAAGTCATGAGGCTTAGTCAGGACTTCGAGTCAAAACTACGTGCGAAAGAG GAGGAGCAGCACAAGCTGAAGAAGGAGCTGGCGGAGCTGGCCATCACTCTAAACATGGAGGCACAGAAGGGTCGTGTACAGCGTTTCGAGAATGAAAA GTCGCATAAAAAGGAATCGACCAGTAGGATTCAAGAAGACCTTGACAGCGAACGGAATTTAGAAAACAAGATgat GAAAAGTGACGGAGACATCAAAGGAGCCGAAATGACCAAACGTCGGTTGAGTGCGGATTTGGCCTTAACAAAAGCTCACCTGGACATCAAGAAGCGAGACG AGCAGCGCCATCTGACGGACACCCAGATACGACTGGAGGACAACACGACCACGCAGCGTCAACTCAATGAAGCTGCTCGCTCAGCCGAGATGGACCTGAAGGCCAAACAGATAGAACAAAAAGTAGAG gctcACAACCTCCAGCGCCTACACCGCCTGCACGCTAGCATTCGCACCAAGAAGGACAAGGAGGCCGCCCAGCAAGCCGTGTGGGAGGCCCGCTACAAGGTCCGGGCCGCCGAGACGGAGCGCAAAAAACACGAGGACTCTCTCGCCTTCTTCCAG AAACTGGTGACCAAGGACCAGGAGCGGGAGCAGGCGCTGTTCGCCAGCGTGCGGGAGGCGGAATACGCGCGGCAGCAGCACGACGCGGAGGTGCGGCGTCTCCAGCAGCAGCTGCACGCCATGCGCGCCCAGAACGCCCACAAGCTGAAGGAGGAGGCGGTGCGCTGCAGCCGCACGGAGAAGGAGCTGCAGGAGAAGCTGCTGCGGCAGAAGGCGGAGCTAGACAAG ATGCACGCGCGACGCGAGGAGAGCTACATGCAGCTGCAGGCGCACCGCCACAAGATGAGAGAAGACCAGCATCACCTGACCGAGCACGAGCGGGAGCACCTGCGCCTGCAGCGCATCGGCACGCGGTCCGAGGTTGGCCCCGAGCTGTACGCTTGA